A single region of the Pseudalkalibacillus berkeleyi genome encodes:
- a CDS encoding GNAT family N-acetyltransferase, translating into MEWVKKTFQELTKGELYTILQKRVEIFVVEQECPYPEVDGRDEECLHIWSEINGEMAAYCRIVPPLEGDDDYSIGRVLIAKPHRGRGIAREMMNVAIDVLVQEYGVKTIALHGQEHLRNFYGSFGFKEVTDVYLEDGIPHVDMLMVVADR; encoded by the coding sequence ATGGAATGGGTGAAGAAAACCTTTCAAGAGTTGACGAAAGGGGAATTATATACGATTTTGCAAAAGCGGGTAGAAATATTTGTCGTAGAACAAGAATGTCCTTATCCAGAAGTGGATGGGCGAGATGAGGAGTGCTTACATATTTGGTCAGAAATTAACGGTGAGATGGCAGCTTACTGCCGTATTGTTCCGCCACTTGAAGGCGATGATGACTATTCAATTGGCAGGGTACTAATTGCGAAGCCACACCGTGGACGGGGAATAGCCCGTGAAATGATGAATGTTGCTATTGACGTACTCGTGCAGGAATATGGTGTGAAAACGATAGCGCTCCATGGCCAGGAACACCTTCGCAACTTTTATGGTTCGTTTGGGTTTAAAGAAGTAACAGATGTGTACTTGGAAGACGGGATTCCACATGTCGATATGCTGATGGTAGTGGCAGATCGTTAG